The proteins below are encoded in one region of Candidatus Flexicrinis proximus:
- a CDS encoding thiolase domain-containing protein (Catalyzes the synthesis of acetoacetyl coenzyme A from two molecules of acetyl coenzyme A. It can also act as a thiolase, catalyzing the reverse reaction and generating two-carbon units from the four-carbon product of fatty acid oxidation) yields MREVAIVGVGQTQVGEHWSSSVRQLGADAITATLRDAPDIQPEALIVANAFGSTFSSQSQIGPLIAHFAGLGSIETWTVEAADASGGAALRAGYLAVASGAVESVLVLGVEKSSDSIASARIAGRNVALDADYESAHGVTLTAQAALLMRRYMHEYGVELAAFEGFSMNAHANGNKNPNAMFQNVLKPGAFQKASMVSDPVNLFDGAPDADGAAGVLLINASSLRHTKHPLILVAGSAAGSDALALHERKDVLRLESAHKSAARALAQAEVSLDQINVFEAHDSYTILTALALEAVGFAERGQGWKWANEGGTQIRPNGQLPLSTFGGLKARGNPVGATGIYQAVEAVLQLRGDAGALQVTGANIALIQSLAGVGSTAVSHVLRCMN; encoded by the coding sequence ATGCGTGAAGTAGCTATCGTTGGGGTAGGGCAAACGCAAGTCGGCGAACACTGGTCGAGCAGCGTCCGTCAGTTGGGTGCCGATGCGATTACGGCGACACTCCGTGATGCCCCAGACATTCAACCCGAGGCGCTGATCGTTGCGAACGCATTTGGATCCACGTTCAGTAGCCAGAGTCAGATTGGGCCACTGATCGCTCACTTCGCTGGGCTTGGCAGCATCGAAACGTGGACCGTTGAGGCTGCAGATGCTTCAGGTGGAGCTGCACTTCGCGCAGGATATCTGGCAGTCGCCTCCGGGGCAGTTGAGAGTGTACTTGTTCTTGGCGTTGAAAAGTCGTCAGACAGTATCGCAAGCGCACGCATCGCTGGGCGAAACGTTGCGCTTGACGCAGACTATGAGTCTGCACACGGCGTCACGCTCACGGCACAGGCGGCACTTCTGATGCGCCGCTACATGCATGAGTATGGAGTGGAGCTGGCGGCATTTGAGGGATTTTCTATGAATGCCCACGCGAACGGCAATAAGAATCCCAATGCCATGTTCCAAAATGTTCTGAAACCTGGTGCTTTCCAAAAAGCATCAATGGTTTCCGATCCTGTCAATCTGTTCGATGGCGCCCCAGATGCAGATGGGGCTGCCGGTGTGCTACTGATTAATGCATCATCGCTTCGGCACACAAAACATCCGCTCATCCTGGTGGCGGGTAGTGCTGCTGGGAGCGATGCCCTTGCCCTCCATGAACGCAAGGATGTTTTGAGGCTGGAGTCCGCTCACAAGTCGGCTGCACGTGCACTCGCACAGGCTGAGGTTTCGCTGGATCAGATCAACGTGTTTGAAGCGCACGATTCGTATACGATACTCACGGCACTTGCTCTGGAAGCCGTTGGTTTTGCCGAACGTGGTCAAGGGTGGAAATGGGCGAACGAAGGCGGAACACAGATCCGACCCAATGGACAGCTCCCACTCAGCACTTTCGGCGGACTCAAAGCTCGTGGAAACCCTGTCGGGGCAACTGGCATCTATCAAGCCGTGGAGGCAGTTCTGCAGCTTCGCGGCGATGCGGGCGCACTTCAAGTTACTGGCGCGAATATCGCGCTAATCCAGTCCTTGGCCGGAGTTGGGTCTACCGCAGTTTCACATGTTCTGCGCTGCATGAACTGA
- a CDS encoding CinA family nicotinamide mononucleotide deamidase-related protein → MSSQINSEIISIGTEILLGEITDTNSVYLAKALRDVGINVFYMTSVGDNRQRIADSIRTAMKRSNLVITCGGLGPTVDDMTRQAVADATDRELVFHPLLFEQIADRFKSFRATMTENNRQQAFLPANAITIENPVGTAPSFAVGHQGSIVISLPGVPREMKFLMTEKVIPMLKEKFDLGIIKARVLHTAGIGESTLDDVIGRGLLEASNPTVGLAAHNGQVDVRITAKADSETEADSMIAEYEAELRQRIGKYVFGADAETLEDVLRLVLSEHGASVAVADAGLNGSLVATLGAAVITSALYDSPDSLRTELQMPEASLRQLTEAAAADLHEKTGATICIAVASRPDVEESADSAESTSVTVKLGEKIRSRVYGFGAKSELVRSWIKTWSLAQSWWMLKEAMNE, encoded by the coding sequence ATGTCGTCCCAGATCAATAGCGAGATCATCAGCATCGGAACCGAGATACTCTTGGGGGAGATTACCGATACCAATTCGGTTTACTTGGCGAAGGCGTTGCGGGATGTGGGTATCAATGTCTTTTACATGACTTCAGTCGGTGATAACCGGCAGCGTATAGCCGATTCGATACGTACGGCGATGAAACGCTCGAACCTTGTGATCACTTGCGGCGGGCTTGGACCTACCGTAGATGACATGACTCGCCAGGCAGTTGCAGATGCCACAGATCGCGAGCTTGTCTTTCACCCACTTCTGTTCGAACAGATCGCTGACCGATTCAAGAGCTTTCGGGCAACGATGACCGAGAACAACCGCCAGCAGGCCTTTCTCCCTGCAAATGCAATCACGATCGAAAATCCCGTCGGCACAGCACCCTCGTTCGCTGTTGGGCATCAGGGAAGTATTGTGATTAGCCTCCCCGGCGTCCCACGGGAAATGAAGTTCCTGATGACAGAGAAAGTTATTCCGATGTTGAAGGAGAAATTCGACCTGGGCATAATCAAGGCTCGTGTACTTCATACCGCGGGGATTGGCGAGAGCACGCTCGATGATGTGATAGGGCGGGGTCTGCTGGAAGCTAGCAATCCTACCGTAGGACTGGCAGCCCACAACGGCCAGGTCGACGTACGTATCACTGCAAAGGCCGATAGTGAGACCGAAGCTGATTCCATGATCGCCGAATACGAGGCAGAGCTTCGGCAGCGCATCGGAAAGTACGTCTTTGGTGCGGATGCCGAGACGTTGGAAGACGTCTTGAGGCTGGTACTGAGTGAACACGGCGCGAGCGTTGCAGTTGCGGATGCAGGACTGAACGGATCTCTCGTGGCCACGTTAGGCGCTGCCGTTATAACCAGCGCACTTTACGACTCGCCCGATAGTCTCCGTACCGAACTGCAGATGCCGGAAGCATCCCTGCGCCAGTTGACGGAGGCGGCCGCGGCAGATTTACATGAAAAGACGGGAGCGACCATCTGTATCGCTGTGGCAAGTCGTCCCGATGTCGAAGAGTCTGCCGATTCTGCCGAATCCACGTCCGTAACCGTGAAGTTGGGGGAGAAAATCCGGTCACGAGTTTACGGCTTTGGGGCAAAGTCCGAACTTGTGCGTTCATGGATCAAAACCTGGTCGCTTGCCCAATCCTGGTGGATGCTTAAGGAAGCGATGAATGAGTAA
- a CDS encoding hydroxymethylglutaryl-CoA synthase, whose product MTSPQNGQHAQTDAVLMRPVRQIGIVGYGAYIPRYRLPGAEVARVWTNGLGGSPVKEKSVAGLDEDVTTMSIEAARNAIARAQIDPQQIRAVWVGSESHPYAVKPTSTIVAESVGCSANILAADWEFACKAGTEAVQASIGIVGSGMARYTLSIGMDTAQGRPGDALEYTAASGGAAFLIGPADESLAVYQGSYSFVTDTPDFWRRSGETYPSHGDRFTGEPAYFNHTLSSANKLMELMSTTASDYTYAVFHQPNVKFPSRAAQMLGFTEEQIKAGLLAGEIGNVYSGSCMTGLTAVLDIAKPGDRILMVSYGSGAGSDSFDLIVTDRIAQSRNRAPTTRDYIDRRTVIDYATYSRYRGKLKD is encoded by the coding sequence ATGACGAGTCCTCAAAATGGCCAGCACGCTCAAACAGACGCTGTCTTGATGCGGCCTGTGCGCCAAATCGGTATTGTCGGCTATGGTGCCTATATTCCGCGGTACCGGCTCCCGGGTGCGGAAGTCGCCCGAGTATGGACAAATGGATTGGGAGGCAGCCCAGTTAAAGAGAAGTCCGTCGCCGGGCTCGATGAAGATGTAACGACAATGTCTATTGAGGCAGCCCGGAATGCTATTGCCCGAGCCCAAATCGATCCACAGCAGATACGCGCGGTCTGGGTCGGCAGCGAAAGCCATCCTTATGCTGTCAAACCCACCAGCACAATTGTCGCTGAAAGCGTTGGCTGTTCCGCCAATATCCTTGCCGCCGACTGGGAATTCGCCTGCAAGGCGGGTACGGAGGCAGTACAGGCCTCTATTGGCATCGTAGGCAGCGGTATGGCACGTTATACGCTAAGCATCGGCATGGACACGGCGCAGGGTCGTCCTGGCGATGCGCTGGAATATACTGCCGCATCAGGTGGGGCTGCATTCCTGATCGGGCCGGCGGACGAATCACTTGCTGTGTATCAGGGCAGCTATAGCTTTGTGACCGACACCCCGGATTTCTGGCGGCGATCCGGCGAGACCTATCCTAGTCACGGTGATCGGTTTACAGGCGAGCCTGCCTACTTCAATCACACACTTTCATCGGCGAACAAGCTCATGGAACTCATGAGTACAACTGCTTCTGACTATACCTATGCAGTGTTCCACCAACCCAATGTCAAGTTTCCGAGCCGTGCAGCGCAAATGCTGGGATTCACTGAAGAACAGATAAAAGCTGGACTTCTTGCTGGCGAGATCGGCAACGTGTATTCGGGCTCGTGCATGACCGGACTGACGGCCGTTCTCGACATCGCAAAACCGGGCGATCGCATACTCATGGTCAGTTACGGCAGCGGAGCCGGCTCTGATTCCTTTGATTTGATTGTCACTGACCGGATCGCACAATCACGAAACCGTGCGCCAACGACTCGTGACTATATCGACCGTCGTACTGTGATCGATTACGCAACATATAGCCGCTATCGCGGCAAGCTAAAGGACTAG
- a CDS encoding Zn-ribbon domain-containing OB-fold protein has protein sequence MTETQKTVHLAPESFAFSGLGTIYSYTVILDAPAGYEEQAPYIVALVELDEGVMVTAQITDVDASVKIGDRVEMVTRKLTTEGKQGMIVYGYKFRPALLG, from the coding sequence ATGACGGAGACGCAAAAAACCGTACATTTGGCCCCGGAAAGTTTCGCATTTTCTGGTTTGGGCACAATATACAGTTACACAGTGATATTGGATGCCCCAGCGGGCTACGAAGAGCAAGCCCCCTATATTGTGGCGCTTGTAGAACTCGACGAGGGAGTCATGGTCACAGCGCAGATTACCGACGTGGACGCGTCAGTCAAGATAGGGGATCGCGTCGAAATGGTAACGCGCAAGCTGACGACTGAGGGCAAACAAGGCATGATAGTCTACGGCTATAAGTTCAGACCGGCCCTGCTCGGCTAG
- a CDS encoding hydroxymethylglutaryl-CoA reductase, degradative has protein sequence MNRSKSSQLPRFYKKSIVDRQSIISDWVVHPVENSFGTSLSVEMADSMVENVVSVYGLPFGIATNFLINGRDYLVPMVIEEPSVIAAASNAAKLFRVGGGFSASSDGPVMIGQVQILGLSDLDTGSRRILENKSELLALANQVGGSIVRRGGGARDIEVRSFPVTRVGPMLIVHLLMDTRDAMGANIVNATVEHIAPEIERLTGGRTHLRILSNLSDHRKAKAWGRIPASELAREDISGVEIVRSIVEAAVFAEVDPYRAATHNKGVMNGIDAVVLATGNDWRAIEAGAHAFVARSGSYTSLSRYEQTAEGDLYAEIELPLAVGIVGGATRVHPTAQLALRILNVQTARELAEVIACVGLAQNFAALRALATEGIQRGHMRLHARQLALAAGATVEQVNEIANLMIDESNIRLERAQQLVNSAKEQQ, from the coding sequence ATGAACAGATCAAAGTCTTCCCAGCTACCTAGATTTTATAAGAAGTCTATCGTAGACCGTCAGTCAATCATTTCCGATTGGGTTGTTCACCCTGTTGAGAACTCATTTGGTACCTCTCTGTCTGTTGAAATGGCAGACAGTATGGTTGAGAACGTAGTATCGGTCTATGGACTGCCCTTTGGCATTGCGACCAATTTTCTAATCAACGGTCGTGATTATTTGGTTCCGATGGTCATTGAAGAACCTTCCGTCATTGCGGCAGCAAGTAATGCGGCCAAGTTGTTTCGGGTTGGCGGAGGTTTTTCGGCATCCAGTGACGGGCCGGTCATGATTGGCCAGGTGCAGATCCTGGGTTTGTCAGATCTTGATACTGGTAGTCGAAGAATCCTTGAGAACAAGTCTGAGCTTTTGGCATTGGCCAATCAGGTGGGTGGCAGCATCGTCCGTCGGGGGGGGGGAGCCCGTGACATTGAAGTCCGCAGCTTTCCTGTTACCCGTGTCGGCCCCATGTTGATCGTTCATCTTCTGATGGATACGCGTGATGCCATGGGCGCGAATATAGTCAATGCTACGGTTGAACATATTGCACCGGAGATTGAGCGGTTGACAGGTGGCCGTACTCATCTGCGAATCCTCAGTAATCTGTCTGATCACCGGAAAGCAAAGGCGTGGGGAAGGATTCCTGCATCAGAACTTGCTCGCGAGGACATCAGTGGCGTGGAGATTGTGAGGTCTATCGTTGAAGCGGCTGTGTTCGCGGAGGTTGACCCGTATAGAGCCGCTACGCACAACAAAGGCGTGATGAACGGTATCGACGCAGTGGTACTGGCGACAGGGAATGACTGGCGTGCAATCGAAGCAGGTGCACACGCCTTTGTTGCCCGAAGCGGCTCGTATACTAGTCTTTCGCGGTATGAGCAAACCGCCGAAGGCGACCTCTACGCCGAAATTGAATTACCGCTAGCCGTCGGCATCGTGGGCGGAGCAACGCGCGTTCATCCGACTGCTCAGTTAGCACTTCGCATTCTTAACGTTCAGACAGCGCGTGAACTTGCTGAAGTGATTGCCTGTGTCGGCCTCGCCCAGAACTTTGCTGCGTTGCGTGCACTGGCGACCGAAGGAATACAACGCGGGCACATGCGGCTACATGCCCGGCAGCTCGCGCTGGCCGCCGGCGCCACGGTGGAACAGGTTAACGAAATCGCCAACTTAATGATCGATGAGAGCAATATCCGCCTTGAACGAGCGCAGCAGCTCGTCAACTCAGCGAAGGAGCAGCAATAG
- the ugpC gene encoding sn-glycerol-3-phosphate ABC transporter ATP-binding protein UgpC has product MASITFRHVYKRYGNNAVVKDLNIDVEDKEFLVFVGPSGCGKSTSLRMLAGLEEISDGEIWIGDRVVNNVAPKDRDVAMVFQSYALYPHMTVFDNMAFGLKLRKTPKHIIDQRVKEAADSLGIAHLLDRRPRQLSGGQRQRVAVGRAIVREPKVFLMDEPLSNLDAKLRVEARSFISKLHQRLGTTFIYVTHDQVEAMTMGTRICVLSAGELMQIDTPFNLYHHPRNVFVAGFMGSPSMNFFDATLVKRDGQLVVDSGVFQIPVPASKLAKFEKHAGKKVVMGIRPEDIHDMEFKPQGITPAAIEANVEVVEQMGNEMIVYLEENGKNFLSRTDPRTKAHIGGRMGFAVNTENMHLFDAESKLSLSAEQA; this is encoded by the coding sequence GTGGCTAGCATAACGTTTAGGCATGTGTATAAGCGCTATGGCAACAATGCGGTCGTAAAAGACCTGAACATTGATGTTGAAGATAAGGAGTTCCTCGTCTTCGTTGGTCCTTCGGGTTGCGGAAAGTCGACTAGCCTGCGTATGTTGGCAGGTTTGGAAGAAATCAGTGACGGCGAAATTTGGATCGGCGATCGCGTGGTGAATAACGTCGCTCCGAAGGATCGCGACGTGGCGATGGTGTTCCAGAGCTATGCGCTCTATCCGCACATGACTGTTTTCGACAACATGGCGTTTGGTCTCAAGCTGCGCAAGACCCCCAAGCACATCATTGACCAGCGCGTGAAGGAAGCCGCGGATAGCCTCGGCATCGCCCACCTCCTGGACCGGCGTCCTCGGCAGCTCTCCGGCGGTCAACGCCAGCGCGTTGCGGTCGGCCGCGCAATCGTGCGTGAGCCAAAAGTCTTCCTGATGGACGAACCGCTGTCGAACCTCGACGCCAAGTTACGCGTGGAAGCCCGTTCGTTTATCAGCAAACTGCATCAGCGGCTGGGTACCACGTTTATTTACGTGACCCATGATCAGGTTGAAGCTATGACGATGGGTACCCGTATTTGCGTATTGAGCGCAGGCGAGCTAATGCAGATCGACACCCCGTTCAACCTCTACCATCATCCCCGGAATGTATTCGTTGCCGGCTTCATGGGTAGTCCGTCGATGAACTTCTTCGATGCTACACTTGTCAAGCGTGACGGCCAGCTCGTTGTCGACTCGGGCGTCTTCCAGATCCCGGTGCCTGCGTCGAAGCTCGCCAAGTTCGAAAAACACGCCGGCAAGAAAGTTGTGATGGGTATCCGTCCTGAAGACATCCATGACATGGAATTCAAGCCGCAAGGGATTACACCGGCAGCAATTGAGGCGAACGTTGAAGTGGTCGAACAGATGGGTAACGAAATGATCGTTTACCTGGAAGAAAACGGCAAGAACTTCCTTTCGCGTACCGACCCACGCACCAAAGCACATATCGGCGGCCGCATGGGCTTTGCTGTCAACACAGAAAACATGCACTTGTTTGATGCTGAGAGCAAACTCTCGCTCTCAGCCGAACAGGCCTAG